In Shewanella sp. GD04112, the sequence AATTTAATTTACAAGCAAATAGGTGGACTTATGGCTGCTAAATTTTTTATCCCTTCCGTCAACGTATTAGGCAAAGGCGCCGTCGATGATGCTATCGGAGATATCAAAACATTAGGCTTTAAACGCGCGTTAATCGTGACGGATAAGCCTCTCGTCAAGATTGGTCTGGTCGGTGAAGTGGCCGAAAAACTCGGTCAAAACGGCATTACTTCAACCGTGTTCGATGGCGTGCAACCCAACCCAACCGTAGGCAACGTCGAAGCTGGTCTTGCGCTATTAAAAGCCAATCAATGTGATTTTGTGATTTCATTAGGCGGTGGCTCACCCCACGATTGCGCTAAGGGTATCGCCCTTGTTGCCACCAACGGCGGCAGCATCAAAGACTATGAAGGGTTAGACCAATCCGCTAAGCCACAGCTGCCATTAGTGGCCATTAACACTACCGCTGGCACCGCCAGTGAAATGACCCGTTTTTGTATCATCACTGACGAAGCTCGCCATATCAAAATGGCAATTGTCGATAAACACACCACCCCATTACTGTCTGTGAATGACCCTGAGCTGATGCTGAAAAAACCAGCGAGCCTCACAGCTGCAACAGGCATGGACGCGCTGACCCACGCGGTTGAAGCCTATGTGTCTATCGCTGCGAACCCAATTACCGATGCCTGCGCCATTAAAGCCATTGAACTTATCCAAGGCAACTTAGTGAATGCGGTAAAACAAGGCCAAGATATTGAAGCCCGTGAGCAGATGGCCTATGCACAATTCTTAGCGGGGATGGCTTTTAACAACGCCAGCTTAGGTTATGTGCATGCGATGGCGCACCAATTAGGCGGTTTCTACGATCTGCCCCACGGTGTATGTAACGCCCTGTTATTACCCCATGTGCAAGAATACAACGCCAAAGTGGTACCAGATCGCTTAAAAGATATTGCGAAGGCCATGGGTGTCGATGTAGCCAATATGACCGATGAGCAAGGTGCTGCGGCGGCGATCGCCGCGATTAAGGCCCTATCCGTTGCGGTAAACATTCCAGAAAACCTGACGTTACTCGGGGTTAAAGCGGAAGATATTCCAACGCTGGCCGAAAACGCCTTAAAGGATGCCTGTGGTTTCACTAACCCTAAACAGGCAACCCATGAAGAGATCTGCCAGATCTTCACTAACGCGTTATAAACCCGCGTTATAGAGCATTCGCATTAACGCCGTCTGTCGCGCGCCAATTGACAGGATGTTGTTCGGCTAGCGCAAGCTAACGACATGAGAATCGGCCCAAACAAGGGATCTTGTTTGGGCCTTTCTTTTGGGCTGAACCAGCCAATTTTGCACTACGCCATAATGTAAAAAACCGCCGTAGCGCCTTAATCTTCGGCAGTTGGGATCCCATAGATCGAAAAATCGTCCCAATAGCGTAAAAACGTGATCTTGGTGGGTTACATGCTGTTACAAATCCGCTAGACTGGCTCTAGTTCGCTTTTTCCCTGCAAAAGATGAAGCCAGCTCAGAGGCCCATTCTAAGGAATGGGCCTCTGTCCCTTTTAGCACCCGCCCCTACACCTCCCCAATAATTTGCTACTGTTTAATGGCTCACTGCACTATGTAGATCCTATCGCTTATTTGCTGCTTTATTGCGCAGTAATTAAGCAAAAACGAATTTGAGTGCAAAACTGAGAGATAGCACATAGATATTCGTTAAAAACTCATGCTAAATAACACTGAATGGAAATGAATTAACTGACTCATTTTTAACCAAAAATACTTGTAAAAACTGTGATTTAACTCGGGCGATATCAGCGCAATTAATGATTGACCGAATTCAAAAACGATGCCTATGATGGCAGCAACATCCTCAACAGGTAGGTACGCTATGACAGCAATTACTCATGTATATAACTACACAGTTAGATGTCCGCATTACAAAGATCCCGAACATCCAGTGAGTTGGTTAAACCACATCGAATTAAACCAATCCAGTGAAATTGCCTTAAACCGTATCACCAAATGGCATGAACTCTCAGGCAGTAAATCCTTCGAAACCAGTAAGTTTGTAGTCCGCAAAGCCGATAATGAAGAAGCCTACTTCTCCATGCAGAGCGATAGGCTTAAAAATGATGGTCATGCGCTGGTCACCTTTAAAATCTTCCTCGATACCTGCTGCGACGATGCCGCCCCAGAAGAAATTATGCAGCACCTGATTGATGACTATCAGCAGCGTTTAGCGAAACTCGACCAAGCCTCATAATGCTTTGCTTGGGAGTGACATGTCACATAAGCGATTAATCGCTAAGTTAAATAGCAACAATGCCAGGGTTAATACTCTGGCATTTTGTTTTACTGACCTTGCTAATCAATTCATTCTAAACCGCCACTCATCCGCCACAGACCCACGCCTCGTTAACTTGGATGAAGACATTTCATCTTCACTCAAGCAAACTGATTCATTATCCCTAATCTAATAATTGGGCTACAAAGATTGGAGCTCCGATAATTGGATTTTCAGATTATTAAGGCGCGGTACAGCAGTATTTGGTATCTTGCCTAACAAACGTGCGTTATCAGGATGAGTACAATGAAAAAAGCGATGCTGTTAATACTACCACTGCTACTGGCCACCACAGCCTGCGCCGATTTAAAGGATGCGGGTCGCGCCATTGGCACCACCACTAAAGATGTGACAAAAGAGATTGGTCACGCCACCCGCGACACCACCAAAGCCATTGGTCATGCCTCACGGGATGCGGTGAAATCGGTTAAAGAAGAACTGACGGAAGATTCAGAGTGACGCCCATGCGTCACTCTGCTTTATCGGGGCTCAATCCTTAGGCCGCGTTGGCGCGAATACCATGAGGCACGGGTAAGCCCTGGGCATTCACGTTTACAAACACCATCTTATCGATACTAACTACTGGCGCTTGCGTCATCTTATTACGCACTTGGCAACTGACCGTAATGGAACTGTGCCCAAGGCTGACAAGCTCCAAACCAAATTCCAACACATCCCCCTGCCGCGCCGGCGTCATAAAATTGATTTCAGAAATCAGCTTAGTCACATGGCTGGAGCTCTTCATCTGGCACGCAGCAAAGATGGCCGCCTCCTCGTCAATCCAACTCAATAACTGGCCGCCAAATAGGGTATTTGCAGGATTTAAATGTTCAGGTTTGACTAAACGACGACTGTAATATTTCATGACGGTGACCTCACTGTGAATGCCAAGTTTTACAGCCAATTCACAGCATTATTTAGGCCAAGATAAATAGCCATTGAATAACAATGAGATAGCATTAAGTTATTGTAAAACGGTTAAAAACTTGCACCAACTCGAGTCAGAGTTGCACCAGAATAATCAATTAGATAAAAAAATAGCGACTCAGAGAGTCGCCAAGCTCAGGCAAGCAATGTATTGACTGGGTAGGAAGTTAAGTCACAAGGTTTGACTTAAAAACCCGTGCAGCACATGTAGGCGAACTGCACGGGGGACAACAGCTGCAATGCAGCTAAACACAGGGTTTACGGGTACAACATCTTACGGGTAGAACCTATTCGCGATACAACAGACTTCGCTTAAAACTGCTCTTCTTCGGTCGAGCCAGTCAGTGCAGTCACCGATGAATGACCGCCTTGGATCACTGTGGTGACTTGGTCGAAGTAACCTGTACCCACTTCCTGTTGATGCGCGACGAAGGTGTAGCCTTTCTTCGCTGCTGCAAACTCAACTTCTTGAACTTTCTCAACGTAATGCTTCATACCTTCACCACGAGCGTAGTCGTAAGCCAGGTCAAACATGTTGTACCACATGTTATGGATACCCGCTAAAGTGATGAACTGGTACTTGTAGCCCATGTCCGACAGCTCTTGTTGGAAGCGCGCAATCGTCGCGTCATCCAAGTTTTTCTTCCAATTGAACGAAGGTGAACAGTTGTAGGCCAGTAATTGGTCTGGGTACTGAGCATGGATTGCCTCAGCAAAGCGGCGTGCTTCTTCTAAGTCAGGCTTAGCGGTTTCACACCAAATTAAATCCGCATAAGGTGCGTAGGCAAGACCGCGAGAAATCGCTTGGTCTAGACCCGCTTTCACGCGGTAGAAACCTTCACTGGTGCGCTCGCCAGTCACGAAGTCACGATCGTATGGGTCGCAATCAGAGGTCAATAAATCCGCTGCGTTCGCATCGGTACGAGCGATAACTAAGGTTTCAACACCGCTCACGTCGGCTGCAAGGCGCGCTGCAACTAACTTTTGTACCGCTTCTTGGGTCGGTACTAATACTTTACCGCCCATGTGGCCACACTTTTTCACTGAGGCTAATTGGTCTTCAAAGTGCACACCGGCGGCGCCAGCGTCGATCATCGACTTCATCAGCTCGAACGCATTCAGTACGCCACCAAAACCCGCTTCCGCATCGGCAATAATCGGCAGGAAGTAATCGACAAAGTTTTCTTCTTCCGGATTAACCCCATTGCTCCACTGAATTTGGTCAGCACGGCGGAAAGAGTTGTTAATACGAGCTACGACCGCAGGCACTGAGTTTGCTGGGTATAAAGATTGGTCTGGGTACATAGTGCCCGCTAAGTTAGCGTCGGCCGCCACTTGCCAACCAGACAGATAAATCGCTTCGATACCGGCTTTAGCCTGTTGTACCGCTTGGCCGCCAGTCAGTGCACCTAACGAGTTCACATAACCTTTTTTTGCGCCACCGTTGACTAAATCCCACAGTTTAGCGGCACCGCGTTTGGCAATGGTGTTTTCGGGTACGATAGAACCACGAAGTGCCACAACTTCCTCTGCAGTGTATGGGCGACGTACGTTTTTCCAACGTGGATTCTCAGCCCAATCTTTTTTGATCGCGTCAATTTGTGCCTGACGTGAAGTCTGTGTTGCCTTAGTCATAGTGTCACTCCTTTCTCTGTGATGTTGTAGCAAGTGAAGCTGCCCCACAGCCTCACCCTGCCCATTGGTTTAATTGGCGGCTTGGCCGCCATAACGCATTCCATGTAAACGCATTCAGTGTTACAGCATTAAAACGCTAATCATTAAGCCGTTAGCATCTCGTAACCGGGTAAGGTTAAGAAATCGACCAACTCATCCGAAGTGGTAATATCCTCAAGCAATACAGCCGCTTGGGTAAATTTGCCGTGGGTGAATCTGTCACCGCCCACTTCTTTTTTCACATTTGCTAACTCTTCCACCAGCATGTCCTTAAACAATTGTTTAGTGACGGGTTTGCCGTTTGAGAGTGACTTGCCATGTTGGATCCATTGCCAAATCGAGGCGCGGGAGATTTCCGCCGTTGCCGCATCTTCCATTAATCCGTAAATCGGCACACAACCGTTACCACTGATCCACGCCTCAAGGTATTGCAGAGCGATGCGAATATTCAGGCGCATCCCTTGCTCAGTGCGCTCACCATCACAGGGTTTTAATAACTCAGCGGCGAGGATCGGTGCATCCACATCACGGGTGATATGCAATTGATTTTGATGATCTTGGCCTATGTATTCGTTAAAGATCCCCATTGCCGTATCAGCAAGACCAGGGTGAGCAACCCAAGTCCCATCGTGACCATTGCGAGCCTCAAGCTCTTTGTCCTTACGTACCCGTTGCAACACG encodes:
- the yiaY gene encoding L-threonine dehydrogenase, which codes for MAAKFFIPSVNVLGKGAVDDAIGDIKTLGFKRALIVTDKPLVKIGLVGEVAEKLGQNGITSTVFDGVQPNPTVGNVEAGLALLKANQCDFVISLGGGSPHDCAKGIALVATNGGSIKDYEGLDQSAKPQLPLVAINTTAGTASEMTRFCIITDEARHIKMAIVDKHTTPLLSVNDPELMLKKPASLTAATGMDALTHAVEAYVSIAANPITDACAIKAIELIQGNLVNAVKQGQDIEAREQMAYAQFLAGMAFNNASLGYVHAMAHQLGGFYDLPHGVCNALLLPHVQEYNAKVVPDRLKDIAKAMGVDVANMTDEQGAAAAIAAIKALSVAVNIPENLTLLGVKAEDIPTLAENALKDACGFTNPKQATHEEICQIFTNAL
- a CDS encoding cytoplasmic protein, yielding MTAITHVYNYTVRCPHYKDPEHPVSWLNHIELNQSSEIALNRITKWHELSGSKSFETSKFVVRKADNEEAYFSMQSDRLKNDGHALVTFKIFLDTCCDDAAPEEIMQHLIDDYQQRLAKLDQAS
- a CDS encoding hotdog domain-containing protein; this translates as MKYYSRRLVKPEHLNPANTLFGGQLLSWIDEEAAIFAACQMKSSSHVTKLISEINFMTPARQGDVLEFGLELVSLGHSSITVSCQVRNKMTQAPVVSIDKMVFVNVNAQGLPVPHGIRANAA
- the aceA gene encoding isocitrate lyase, which encodes MTKATQTSRQAQIDAIKKDWAENPRWKNVRRPYTAEEVVALRGSIVPENTIAKRGAAKLWDLVNGGAKKGYVNSLGALTGGQAVQQAKAGIEAIYLSGWQVAADANLAGTMYPDQSLYPANSVPAVVARINNSFRRADQIQWSNGVNPEEENFVDYFLPIIADAEAGFGGVLNAFELMKSMIDAGAAGVHFEDQLASVKKCGHMGGKVLVPTQEAVQKLVAARLAADVSGVETLVIARTDANAADLLTSDCDPYDRDFVTGERTSEGFYRVKAGLDQAISRGLAYAPYADLIWCETAKPDLEEARRFAEAIHAQYPDQLLAYNCSPSFNWKKNLDDATIARFQQELSDMGYKYQFITLAGIHNMWYNMFDLAYDYARGEGMKHYVEKVQEVEFAAAKKGYTFVAHQQEVGTGYFDQVTTVIQGGHSSVTALTGSTEEEQF